From Oryza sativa Japonica Group chromosome 4, ASM3414082v1, one genomic window encodes:
- the LOC4335140 gene encoding uncharacterized protein isoform X2, with the protein MPCPSCRCNSGSIVFLLVEVVAILFTGATSKDTTNPFTSLDCPSPPPSASPSPPSSAINSTFQSNVLALLDDLPSAAGPTGFASLSRGEGADRAFVRGMCRGDSTPDDCATYLRSAVLDINGHCNSNRRAAIWYDKCFLSYADTNASTAYENSYHAELYNVNNVTDKVGFERTYYALMSRLRARAANDTARMFAAGEAVYDPGADNGTMYGLVQCMRDRTAAECDRCLNDSVQQLPSCCWGHQGGVVLGYNYYVRVEIYTYYDLTVDAQPPSPGPSASSSKPSIGEGQGNPRQLTKAPSVQAARVATVLGGGVVKRRLHRRSGLSGRAAWPKRRRRRGASGNSPAPSSPRRRRNAPAQPSPYPPRQRWMLDDDELGPSRQRRMLDGGGHGAQSEADLDLLFLCAAAASIFFVEFARDLIFLVDDERRRGHPRKGRRRPEPRRRLRLSCGAGMSGGPSGDGAARSALGVGVGRRAERPCWEWGMASSAGASQAAKATSQCRRHLTISPLNATPCITSVLSPRPFLPSLWCRTRKCGPRVADSDEVPVAKLGYAFFLKQGNSPTWNEIFELAGLG; encoded by the exons ATGCCGTGTCCGTCCTGTCGCTGCAACAGCGGCagcatcgtcttcctcctcgtcgaggTGGTGGCGATCCTTTTCACCGGAGCGACGTCCAAAGACACCACGAATCCATTCACTTCGCTCGACTGcccctcgccgccaccctcggcttcgccgtcgccaccctcaTCAGCGATCAACAGCACGTTCCAATCCAACGTGTTGGCGCTCCTCGACGACCTCCCTTCCGCCGCCGGCCCCACCGGGTTCGCCTCCCTGTCCCGCGGCGAAGGCGCCGACCGCGCGTTCGTCCGCGGCATGTGCCGCGGCGACTCCACGCCGGACGACTGCGCCACCTACCTCCGCAGCGCCGTGCTGGACATCAACGGCCACTGCAACTCCAACCGCCGAGCCGCCATCTGGTACGACAAGTGCTTCCTCAGCTACGCCGACACCAACGCATCCACCGCCTACGAGAACAGCTACCACGCGGAGCTCTACAACGTCAACAACGTCACCGACAAGGTCGGCTTCGAGAGGACGTACTACGCGCTGATGAGCCGCCTCAGGGCGCGGGCCGCGAACGACACGGCGCGGATGTTCGCCGCGGGAGAGGCGGTGTACGACCCCGGCGCCGACAACGGGACGATGTACGGGCTGGTGCAGTGTATGAGGGACCGCACGGCGGCGGAGTGCGACCGGTGCTTGAACGACTCGGTGCAGCAGCTGCCGAGCTGCTGCTGGGGACACCAGGGTGGGGTGGTGCTCGGCTACAACTACTACGTACGCGTCGAAATATACACCTACTACGATCTCACCGTCGATGCGCAGCCGCCGTCTCCCGGCCCGTCGGCCTCCAGCTCGAAGCCGTCTATCGGAGAAGGGCAGG GGAATCCAAGGCAGCTCACGAAGGCGCCGAGCGTCCAGGCGGCCCGAGTAGCGACGGTGCTGGGTGGCGGGGTGGTCAAGCGGCGACTGCACCGGCGAAGCGGCCTGAGCGGTCGAGCGGCGTGGCCcaagcggcgccggcggcgaggagcgagcGGCAACTCTCccgccccttcctctcctcgtcggcgccggaaTGCGCCGGCGCAACCCTCCCCCTACCCTCCTCGGCAGCGATGGATGCTCGATGATGACGAACTTGGTCCCTCTCGGCAGCGACGGATGCTCGACGGTGGCGGGCATGGAGCTCAGTCGGAGGCGGACTTGGACCTCCTCTTcttgtgcgccgccgccgcttccatcTTCTTCGTGGAGTTCGCCCGCGACCTCATCTTCCTCGtggacgacgagcggcggcgcggtcatCCTCGCAAAGGTCGCCGCCGACCGGAGCCCCGTCGCCGTCTTCGTCTTTCTTGCGGAGCTGGGATGAGCGGCGGCCCGAGCGGTGACGGGGCAGCCAGATCTGCCCTGGGCGTCGGTGTCGGGCGTCGCGCGGAGCGGCCGTGTTGGGAGTGGGGGATGGCGAGCTCGGCGGGGGCGTCCCAAGCGGCGAAGGCAACATCTCAATGCCGGCGCCACCTCACCATCTCTCCTCTCAACGCAACACCGTGCATCACCTCAGTCCTCTCTCCTCGGCCCTTTCTCCCTTCTCTGTGGTGCAGGACACGAAAATGTGGGCCCAGAGTTGCCGATTCTGACGAGGTACCTGTGGCAAAACTTGGCTATGCATTCTTCCTGAAGCAAGGGAATAGTCCGACCTGGAATGAAATCTTTGAGCTGGCCGGCTTGGGCTGA